In one window of Romboutsia hominis DNA:
- a CDS encoding NCS2 family permease, producing MQSTQTMNKGVLEKVFKLSEHNTNVKTEVIAGITTFMTMAYILVVNSNILADAGMDKGAVFAATAIAAFIGSCAMGLLANYPIGLAPGMGLNAFFAYTVVLGMGYSWQFALCAVLIEGIIFILLTITNVREKIIDCIPTALKHAVTAGIGLFIAFIGLSNAGIVVNGSTILALGNLKDPLVLLTIFGLLLTAILIARNVKGAFLVAMLTISIVGMVGGLVHPPEGVVSAAPSLKPVFMQAFSVPMEQIFSFDMIVVVFTFLFVDLFDTVGCLVGVASKGDMLDENGKLPKAKQALFADAIATTVGALLGTSTVTAYVESAAGIGEGGRTGLTAVTTGILFLLALFFAPVFTAIPTQATAPVLILVGVMMASSLTKIDFSDFTNAIPAFLTFAMMPLAYSIADGIIFGIISFVVLKIATKRTNEINLSLIILSILFICKFIFL from the coding sequence ATGCAGTCAACTCAGACAATGAACAAGGGTGTTCTAGAAAAAGTATTTAAACTATCAGAACATAACACAAACGTAAAGACTGAAGTTATAGCAGGAATAACGACATTCATGACTATGGCATATATTTTAGTAGTAAACTCAAATATACTTGCAGATGCAGGTATGGATAAAGGTGCAGTATTTGCTGCAACAGCAATAGCAGCATTTATAGGAAGTTGCGCTATGGGATTATTAGCAAACTATCCAATAGGTTTAGCACCAGGTATGGGGCTTAATGCATTCTTTGCTTATACAGTAGTTTTAGGTATGGGATATAGTTGGCAGTTTGCTCTTTGTGCAGTATTAATAGAAGGAATTATATTTATATTACTTACAATAACTAATGTAAGAGAGAAAATAATAGATTGTATACCAACTGCTTTAAAACATGCAGTAACAGCAGGTATAGGATTATTTATAGCATTTATAGGATTATCGAATGCAGGAATAGTAGTTAACGGATCTACAATACTTGCACTAGGAAACTTAAAAGATCCATTAGTTTTATTAACTATATTTGGATTATTATTAACAGCAATACTAATAGCTAGAAATGTAAAGGGAGCATTCTTAGTGGCTATGCTTACTATATCTATTGTAGGAATGGTAGGTGGATTAGTTCATCCTCCAGAAGGTGTAGTATCGGCTGCACCATCATTAAAGCCAGTATTTATGCAAGCTTTCTCAGTTCCAATGGAACAAATATTTAGCTTTGATATGATAGTAGTTGTATTTACATTCTTATTTGTTGATTTATTTGATACAGTAGGATGTTTAGTAGGGGTTGCTTCAAAGGGAGATATGTTAGATGAAAATGGTAAGTTACCAAAAGCTAAACAAGCATTATTTGCAGATGCAATAGCTACTACAGTAGGAGCATTACTTGGAACATCTACAGTAACAGCTTATGTAGAAAGTGCAGCAGGTATAGGTGAAGGTGGAAGAACTGGATTAACAGCAGTAACTACAGGAATATTATTTTTACTAGCACTATTCTTTGCACCAGTATTTACAGCTATACCAACTCAAGCTACAGCTCCAGTACTTATATTAGTTGGAGTTATGATGGCAAGTTCATTAACTAAGATAGATTTTTCAGATTTTACAAATGCTATACCAGCATTCTTAACATTTGCTATGATGCCTCTTGCATATAGTATAGCTGATGGAATAATATTTGGTATAATATCATTTGTAGTTTTAAAGATAGCGACAAAAAGAACAAATGAAATAAATTTATCATTGATAATATTATCAATATTATTTATATGTAAGTTTATATTCTTATAA
- the guaA gene encoding glutamine-hydrolyzing GMP synthase, producing MKHELVLVVDFGGQYNQLIARRVRENNVYCEIIPYTTPIEKIKEKNPKGIIFTGGPNSAYLEDSPKIAKEIFEIGVPILGICYGIQVMAHILGGNVRKGNTSEKEYGKTSITYEKSAIFEGITTSTVWMSHTDLIDVLPEGFKSIAYTADCPVAAMENAELNLYGVQFHPEVEHCLEGDIVLKNFLYNVCKVSGDWTTDSFIADKIKELKETIGDKKVLCALSGGVDSSVAAVLVHRAIGDNLTCVFVDHGLLRKNEGDDVERIFRDKFDMNLIRVNCEDRFLGKLKGITEPEAKRKIIGEEFIRVFEEESSKLGKMDFLVQGTIYPDVVESGHGEAATIKSHHNVGGIPEDIEFQIVEPLRELFKDEVRKIGLELGIDEALIFRHPFPGPGLGIRVIGEVTKERCDILREADAIYMDELKKAGLYKEIWQAFATLPDVKTVGVMGDERTYAYLVGLRAVTSSDGMTSDWYKMPYDVLEKISNRIVNEVDGANRVVYDITSKPPGTIEWE from the coding sequence ATGAAGCATGAATTAGTACTTGTTGTTGACTTCGGAGGTCAATACAATCAATTAATAGCAAGAAGAGTAAGAGAAAATAACGTATATTGTGAAATAATACCATATACGACTCCTATAGAGAAAATAAAAGAAAAAAATCCAAAGGGTATAATATTTACAGGAGGACCTAATAGTGCATATTTAGAAGATTCTCCTAAGATAGCTAAGGAAATATTTGAAATAGGTGTACCAATACTTGGAATCTGTTACGGTATACAAGTAATGGCTCACATATTAGGTGGTAATGTAAGAAAAGGAAATACTAGTGAAAAAGAGTATGGAAAAACATCAATAACTTATGAAAAATCAGCTATATTTGAAGGTATAACTACAAGTACAGTATGGATGAGTCATACGGACTTAATAGATGTTTTACCAGAAGGTTTCAAATCAATAGCTTACACTGCTGATTGTCCAGTAGCAGCTATGGAAAATGCTGAACTGAACTTATATGGAGTACAATTCCATCCAGAAGTTGAACATTGTTTAGAAGGAGATATAGTTCTTAAAAACTTCTTATACAATGTATGTAAGGTAAGTGGAGATTGGACAACAGATTCTTTCATAGCAGATAAAATAAAAGAATTAAAAGAAACAATCGGAGATAAAAAAGTTTTATGTGCATTAAGTGGTGGAGTTGACTCATCAGTTGCTGCAGTACTTGTTCATAGAGCTATAGGAGATAACTTAACTTGTGTATTCGTTGACCATGGTTTACTTAGAAAAAATGAAGGTGATGATGTCGAAAGAATATTCAGAGATAAGTTTGATATGAACTTAATAAGAGTAAATTGTGAAGACAGATTCTTAGGAAAATTAAAAGGAATAACTGAACCAGAAGCTAAGAGAAAAATAATAGGTGAAGAATTCATAAGAGTATTTGAAGAAGAATCTTCAAAGTTAGGAAAAATGGACTTCTTAGTTCAAGGAACTATATATCCAGACGTAGTAGAAAGTGGACATGGAGAAGCTGCTACTATAAAATCTCACCACAATGTAGGTGGAATACCTGAAGATATAGAATTCCAAATAGTAGAACCATTAAGAGAATTATTCAAAGATGAAGTTAGAAAAATAGGTTTAGAACTTGGAATAGATGAAGCTTTAATATTCAGACATCCATTCCCAGGACCAGGTCTTGGTATAAGAGTTATAGGAGAAGTTACTAAAGAAAGATGCGATATCTTAAGAGAAGCTGATGCTATATACATGGATGAATTAAAAAAAGCTGGATTATATAAAGAAATATGGCAAGCATTCGCTACTTTACCAGATGTTAAAACTGTTGGAGTTATGGGAGATGAAAGAACTTATGCTTACTTAGTAGGTTTAAGAGCTGTTACATCTTCTGACGGGATGACTTCTGACTGGTACAAAATGCCATATGATGTTTTAGAGAAAATATCAAATAGAATAGTAAATGAAGTTGATGGAGCAAATAGAGTTGTTTATGATATAACTTCTAAGCCTCCAGGAACTATAGAATGGGAATAA
- a CDS encoding potassium channel family protein: MLVITRKKRVFYNVTMVLLSLLIASILIIQLTISISPKTSLILSNIEFFIWVIFVIDYIARFITSDNKKLFIKNNILDLVSIIPFHTIYIYFSNLCSFHVGKYILLLKLVMVLRILAIIKRSNSNFYRLIRTNNFSYTLFIAVIIILLSSISISYFENWDIGDSLWWSIVTVTTVGYGYICPKTFCGRIIASILMIFGIGFIGSLTSTLSTYFIKKENIRHHHKKHKKHHSLLQDSLKDVVIGARFSKDEYKDMVILDIVNRLENFDDLSEDDINTMCNVLSSLKKKS, from the coding sequence TTGTTAGTTATTACAAGAAAAAAGCGAGTTTTCTACAACGTTACTATGGTACTTCTTTCGTTGTTAATTGCTAGTATTTTAATTATTCAATTAACTATAAGTATTAGCCCCAAAACCTCGTTAATTCTTTCAAATATAGAATTTTTCATATGGGTAATATTTGTTATAGATTATATAGCTAGATTTATTACTAGTGATAATAAGAAACTTTTTATAAAAAATAATATATTAGATTTAGTATCAATAATACCTTTTCATACAATATATATATATTTCTCAAACTTATGTAGTTTTCATGTTGGAAAATATATACTTTTACTGAAGTTAGTCATGGTACTAAGAATATTAGCTATAATAAAAAGAAGTAATAGCAATTTTTATCGTTTAATAAGAACCAATAACTTTAGTTATACTCTTTTTATAGCCGTTATAATAATACTCCTAAGCTCTATTTCTATTAGTTATTTTGAAAATTGGGATATTGGAGATTCTCTTTGGTGGAGTATAGTTACTGTTACAACAGTAGGATATGGATATATATGCCCTAAAACTTTTTGTGGTAGAATAATAGCATCGATTCTTATGATATTTGGTATAGGATTTATAGGTTCGCTTACTTCTACGCTATCTACATATTTTATTAAAAAGGAAAATATAAGACATCATCATAAAAAACATAAAAAACATCATTCTCTCCTTCAAGATAGCCTAAAGGATGTAGTTATTGGTGCTAGATTTAGTAAAGATGAATATAAAGACATGGTTATACTAGATATAGTAAATAGGTTGGAAAACTTCGATGATTTAAGTGAAGATGATATAAATACTATGTGTAATGTACTTTCTTCTTTAAAGAAAAAAAGCTAG
- the purE gene encoding 5-(carboxyamino)imidazole ribonucleotide mutase has protein sequence MKVAVVMGSKSDYPKLEEGINLLEKYDVEVVVRALSAHRTPKQLMSFLEEIEDNTDVIIAAAGKAAHLPGVIASHTLIPVIGLPIKSSTMDGLDSLLSIVQMPKGIPVATVTIDLGLNAALMALQIMSIKYPKLKEDLKLYREEMEAKVLEDDKNFRGN, from the coding sequence ATGAAAGTAGCAGTAGTTATGGGTTCCAAATCAGATTATCCTAAATTAGAAGAAGGAATAAATTTATTAGAAAAGTATGATGTAGAAGTAGTAGTTAGAGCTTTATCAGCACACAGAACGCCAAAGCAACTTATGAGCTTCTTAGAAGAAATAGAAGACAATACAGACGTAATAATAGCAGCAGCAGGAAAGGCAGCACATCTACCAGGGGTAATAGCATCTCATACATTAATACCTGTAATAGGTTTACCAATAAAATCATCTACTATGGATGGTTTAGATTCACTTTTATCAATAGTTCAAATGCCTAAGGGAATACCAGTAGCAACTGTGACTATAGACCTAGGGCTCAATGCAGCTTTAATGGCACTTCAAATAATGAGTATAAAATATCCAAAATTAAAAGAAGATTTAAAATTATATAGAGAAGAAATGGAAGCTAAAGTATTAGAAGATGATAAAAATTTTAGGGGGAATTAA
- the purF gene encoding amidophosphoribosyltransferase has product MCGIVGIYSNKDISKELYYSLYSMQHRGQESCGIAVVDNEKINYKKDMGLVSDVFKEKDLAELKGNMGIGHVRYSTAGGSYMANCQPLVGSCRKRKLALAHNGNLVNANYLRDMLEEDGYMFQANSDTEVILYILARYYKGDIVESLKITMDYIKGAYSLVIMGEDELVAVRDPQGFRPLILGKKDEKFIFASEDCAIDIIGGEVIRDVEPGEIIVIKNGEMKSYFYSENYKTVKRSCIFEHIYFARNDATIDNVNVYNFRIKCGEILAKDDKVKADIVVPVPDSGWAGAIGYSNASGLPVSEGLVKNRYVGRTFIKPTQEEREIGVKIKLNPLSSVVKGKSLILVDDSVVRGTTSKAIVKSLKDAGASEIHLRITSPPVKYSCYYGIDTPNRSKLIASQNDVEGIKEYIGCDSLEFLEIEGMLEATGQKSKFCKACFDGDYPVKKIDREELLSC; this is encoded by the coding sequence ATGTGCGGAATAGTAGGTATATATTCAAATAAAGATATATCTAAAGAATTATATTATTCTTTGTACTCTATGCAGCATAGAGGTCAAGAAAGTTGTGGTATAGCAGTAGTTGATAATGAAAAAATAAACTACAAAAAAGATATGGGATTAGTATCAGATGTGTTCAAGGAAAAAGACTTAGCAGAGTTAAAAGGAAATATGGGAATAGGACATGTAAGATATTCAACTGCTGGTGGAAGTTATATGGCAAACTGCCAGCCATTAGTTGGAAGTTGTAGAAAGAGAAAATTAGCCTTAGCTCATAATGGTAATTTGGTAAATGCAAATTATTTACGAGACATGTTAGAAGAAGATGGATATATGTTTCAAGCGAACTCTGATACGGAGGTAATTTTATACATACTTGCTAGATACTATAAAGGTGATATAGTAGAGAGTTTAAAAATAACAATGGATTATATAAAAGGTGCATATTCACTAGTAATAATGGGTGAAGATGAACTTGTAGCAGTTAGAGACCCTCAGGGATTTAGACCATTAATATTAGGTAAGAAAGATGAAAAATTTATATTTGCATCTGAGGATTGTGCGATAGATATAATAGGTGGAGAAGTTATAAGAGATGTAGAGCCAGGAGAAATAATAGTTATAAAAAATGGTGAAATGAAATCTTATTTTTACTCTGAAAATTATAAAACAGTGAAAAGAAGTTGTATATTTGAACACATATACTTTGCTAGAAATGATGCAACTATAGATAATGTAAACGTATATAATTTTAGGATTAAATGTGGAGAAATATTAGCTAAGGATGATAAAGTTAAAGCTGATATAGTTGTTCCGGTTCCAGATTCGGGATGGGCAGGGGCAATAGGATATTCCAATGCTAGTGGGCTACCTGTGAGCGAAGGATTAGTTAAAAATAGATATGTGGGGAGAACATTTATAAAACCTACTCAAGAAGAACGAGAAATTGGAGTAAAGATAAAGCTTAATCCATTATCAAGTGTAGTCAAAGGAAAATCATTAATACTCGTAGATGACTCAGTAGTTAGGGGAACTACTTCAAAGGCAATAGTAAAATCTCTAAAAGATGCAGGAGCAAGTGAGATTCACCTTAGAATAACATCACCCCCAGTTAAGTATTCTTGTTACTATGGAATAGATACACCAAACCGTTCGAAATTAATAGCATCACAAAATGATGTAGAAGGAATTAAAGAATATATAGGATGTGATTCATTAGAATTCTTAGAAATTGAAGGAATGCTAGAGGCAACTGGACAAAAATCTAAATTCTGTAAAGCTTGTTTTGATGGAGATTATCCAGTTAAGAAAATAGATAGGGAGGAATTACTTTCATGTTAA
- a CDS encoding heme oxygenase (biliverdin-producing), with protein MKKEDDFMDMNFLKTIQSDTKKLHDMAENTGFIKRLVDGNATIETYGEYIYNLYFVYKAIEDNLRKHEDNEVLKEFITPEVFRAESLLKDSKFLLGDKFNSIEICDSTKVFVNRLNELSKINPNLLVAHAYTRYLADLFGGRTIFEIVKSKYNIDNKGLNYYVFDQIQDLKGFVMMYHQKLNLIKLADEDKKDFLNEVCLSYVFNISISNELEYLRF; from the coding sequence ATGAAGAAAGAAGATGATTTTATGGATATGAATTTCCTAAAAACAATTCAAAGTGACACAAAAAAATTACATGATATGGCAGAGAATACAGGGTTCATAAAAAGATTAGTAGACGGTAATGCTACTATTGAAACATATGGTGAGTATATCTACAACCTTTACTTTGTATATAAAGCTATAGAAGATAATTTAAGAAAGCATGAAGATAATGAAGTTTTAAAAGAGTTTATAACTCCCGAAGTTTTTAGAGCTGAGTCTTTACTAAAAGATTCTAAGTTCTTATTAGGAGATAAATTTAACTCAATAGAAATTTGTGATTCAACTAAGGTCTTTGTTAATAGATTAAATGAGTTATCTAAGATAAATCCTAATTTATTAGTTGCTCATGCATATACTAGATATTTAGCAGATTTATTTGGTGGCAGAACAATATTCGAAATAGTTAAATCTAAATACAATATTGATAATAAAGGACTTAATTATTATGTATTTGATCAAATACAAGATTTAAAAGGATTTGTCATGATGTACCATCAAAAACTTAATTTAATAAAATTAGCTGACGAAGATAAAAAAGATTTCTTAAATGAGGTTTGCTTATCTTATGTTTTCAATATAAGTATATCTAATGAATTAGAATATCTAAGATTTTAA
- a CDS encoding BMP family lipoprotein yields MKFKKITALSTAIIVASLSLVGCGSDSAKGEKETIKVGMVADVGGINDESFNQSAYEGLKQAEKELGIKVKVIESKQASEYIQNIESVIDEGVDLVIGVGNTMKDDIKKEAESYPDQQFAIIDETYDDIPKNVTPILFKENEATFLAGLVAGKMTKTNNVGFLGGMENQIISRFENGFKYGVKTANPNANINVQYAGTFGDAAKGKSIANQMYGNNTDIILSAAGATGLGAIEAAKEKDKYAIGVDRDQSNLAPKNVLTSALKKVNVGVYDTVKELVEGKLKGGEEKVYGLKQGGVGIVEKKDGLIPQDVLNYVNEMKEKVKNGEIKVPATKAEYEKTQG; encoded by the coding sequence ATGAAATTCAAAAAAATAACAGCATTAAGTACAGCTATAATAGTAGCATCATTAAGTTTAGTTGGATGTGGTTCAGATTCAGCTAAGGGTGAAAAAGAAACTATAAAAGTAGGTATGGTAGCAGATGTTGGAGGAATAAATGATGAATCATTCAACCAATCAGCATATGAAGGTCTTAAGCAAGCTGAAAAAGAATTAGGTATAAAAGTAAAAGTTATAGAATCTAAACAAGCATCAGAATACATACAAAACATAGAAAGTGTCATAGATGAAGGTGTAGACTTAGTTATAGGTGTAGGAAACACTATGAAGGATGATATTAAGAAGGAAGCTGAAAGTTATCCAGATCAACAATTTGCAATAATCGATGAAACTTATGATGATATCCCAAAAAATGTAACACCAATACTATTTAAAGAAAATGAAGCAACATTCTTAGCAGGTCTTGTAGCAGGTAAGATGACTAAAACTAATAATGTAGGATTTTTAGGTGGTATGGAAAACCAAATAATATCAAGATTTGAAAATGGATTTAAGTACGGAGTAAAAACTGCAAATCCAAATGCTAATATAAATGTACAATATGCAGGTACATTTGGAGATGCAGCTAAAGGTAAATCAATAGCAAATCAAATGTATGGAAACAATACAGATATAATATTATCAGCAGCAGGAGCTACTGGATTAGGTGCTATAGAAGCAGCTAAAGAGAAAGATAAGTACGCTATAGGAGTAGATAGAGATCAAAGTAATTTAGCACCAAAAAATGTATTAACATCAGCTTTAAAGAAAGTTAATGTAGGTGTATATGATACAGTTAAAGAATTAGTAGAAGGTAAGTTAAAAGGTGGAGAAGAAAAAGTATACGGACTTAAGCAAGGTGGAGTTGGTATAGTAGAGAAAAAAGATGGATTAATCCCACAAGATGTATTAAACTATGTTAATGAAATGAAAGAAAAAGTTAAAAATGGAGAAATAAAAGTACCTGCAACTAAAGCAGAATACGAAAAAACTCAAGGATAA
- the purC gene encoding phosphoribosylaminoimidazolesuccinocarboxamide synthase yields the protein MLLYEGKAKQIYSTENENEYIVHYKDDATAFNGEKKAEISSKGILNNKISTIIFEMLHKEQIKTHFIKNLSEREMLVKKVEILPLEVIVRNITAGSFCKRFGIEEGIVLEEPIFELCYKNDEYGDPMLNDDHAVAMKLATREEIDFIRKETLKINEVMKDFFLKMNLKLVDFKLEFGKDSEGNIILADEISPDTCRLWDVNTNEKLDKDRFRRDLGDLVQGYEEVLARMSN from the coding sequence ATGTTATTATACGAGGGAAAAGCTAAACAAATATATTCTACAGAAAATGAAAATGAGTACATAGTTCATTACAAGGATGATGCAACTGCATTTAATGGGGAAAAGAAAGCTGAAATATCATCAAAAGGGATATTAAATAATAAAATATCAACAATAATATTTGAAATGTTACACAAAGAACAAATCAAAACACACTTCATAAAAAACTTATCAGAAAGAGAAATGTTAGTCAAAAAAGTAGAAATTTTACCACTAGAAGTTATAGTAAGAAATATAACAGCAGGATCATTTTGTAAGAGATTTGGAATAGAAGAAGGGATAGTTTTAGAAGAACCAATATTTGAGCTATGCTACAAAAATGATGAATATGGTGACCCAATGCTAAATGATGATCATGCAGTAGCAATGAAGTTAGCAACTAGAGAAGAAATAGATTTTATAAGAAAAGAAACTTTAAAAATAAATGAAGTTATGAAAGATTTCTTCTTAAAGATGAATTTAAAGCTAGTAGATTTTAAGTTAGAGTTTGGAAAAGATAGCGAAGGAAATATAATTTTAGCCGATGAAATATCTCCTGACACTTGCAGACTATGGGATGTAAACACTAATGAAAAATTAGATAAAGATAGATTTAGAAGAGATTTAGGAGACCTTGTACAAGGATATGAAGAAGTCCTTGCAAGAATGAGTAATTAG
- a CDS encoding NCS2 family permease, protein MKNTVKNNQGKVNVLEKIFKLSENNSNVKTEVLAGITTFMTIAYILVVNPTILGQAGMDKEAVFTATAIASAIGCLIMGLLANYPIILAPSMGINAFFTYTVVLGMGYSWQFALCAMFIEGIIFVLLTVTNIREKIIECMPDVLKHAITAGIGLFITFIGFVNAGIIQQGGAIISLGNVKSPTVILSIVGLIIAATLLIRKVNGAFLISIIITSIIGMIFAIVPMPQGVIDVPPSIQPVFMKVFEVGKSDIFSLDMLVIVLTLLFVNMFDSIGFLLGIADRANLIDENGNMPGVKKALLAESVSTTISSVLGTSTLATTVESGAGIAVGGRTGLTAIVTAILFFISLFFAPLFTSIPAQATAPVLILVGFMMASSIIRINFDDLTDAIPAFITFIVMPLSYSVADGIMFGIISYTVLKLLSGKKDEAKTSLIILSIVFILKFALL, encoded by the coding sequence ATGAAAAATACGGTAAAGAATAACCAAGGAAAAGTTAATGTTTTAGAAAAAATATTTAAGCTTAGCGAAAATAATTCAAATGTTAAAACAGAAGTATTAGCAGGGATTACTACATTTATGACAATTGCATATATATTAGTTGTAAATCCTACAATACTAGGACAAGCGGGTATGGACAAGGAAGCTGTTTTTACAGCCACGGCAATAGCATCGGCAATAGGATGCTTAATAATGGGATTACTTGCTAATTACCCAATAATATTAGCGCCAAGTATGGGTATAAATGCATTCTTTACTTATACAGTAGTTTTAGGTATGGGATATAGTTGGCAATTTGCTCTATGTGCAATGTTTATAGAAGGTATCATATTTGTTTTATTAACAGTAACTAATATTAGAGAGAAAATCATAGAGTGTATGCCAGATGTTTTAAAACATGCTATAACAGCTGGAATAGGTTTATTTATAACGTTTATAGGATTTGTTAATGCAGGAATAATACAACAAGGTGGAGCTATTATATCTCTTGGAAATGTTAAGTCTCCGACAGTTATACTTAGTATAGTTGGCTTAATAATTGCTGCAACATTATTAATAAGAAAAGTAAATGGAGCATTCTTAATATCCATAATAATAACATCAATAATAGGTATGATATTTGCAATAGTTCCTATGCCCCAAGGAGTTATAGATGTACCACCATCTATACAACCAGTATTTATGAAAGTTTTTGAAGTAGGAAAATCAGATATTTTTAGCTTAGATATGTTAGTGATAGTATTAACTCTTTTATTTGTAAATATGTTTGACTCTATAGGATTTTTATTAGGTATAGCTGATAGAGCAAATTTAATAGATGAAAATGGAAATATGCCAGGGGTAAAAAAAGCATTATTAGCTGAATCAGTTTCAACTACTATATCTTCAGTGTTAGGGACATCTACACTTGCTACTACAGTAGAAAGTGGTGCTGGCATAGCCGTAGGTGGTAGAACTGGATTAACTGCAATTGTCACAGCAATACTATTTTTTATATCATTATTCTTTGCACCTTTATTTACATCAATACCAGCTCAAGCTACAGCTCCAGTACTTATACTAGTTGGGTTTATGATGGCAAGTTCTATAATTAGAATAAACTTTGATGATTTAACAGATGCAATACCAGCATTTATAACATTTATAGTAATGCCTTTATCGTATAGTGTTGCAGATGGGATAATGTTTGGGATAATATCTTATACAGTATTAAAATTATTATCAGGAAAAAAAGATGAAGCAAAAACATCCTTAATAATATTATCAATAGTATTTATATTAAAATTTGCACTACTATAA
- the guaB gene encoding IMP dehydrogenase, translated as MATILKEGLTFDDVLLVPQKSEVLPKDVKLETYLTKEIKLNIPLMSAGMDTVTESKMAISMARQGGIGIIHKNMSIEEQALEVDKVKRSESGVIVDPFYLSKDHCIQDADDIMARYKISGVPIVDENNKLIGIITNRDIKFEDDMTKSIEEAMTKENLVTAKEGIDLVEAQQILKKNKIEKLPIVDEEGRLKGLITIKDIEKKIQYPNSAKDAHGRLLCGAAVGISADLLDRVDALVKANVDVIVLDSAHGHSKGVMDAVKKVKNAHPQLQVIAGNVATPEATEDLIKAGADCVKVGIGPGSICTTRVVAGIGVPQLTAVIDCAEVGKKYGVPVIADGGIKFSGDIVKALAGGAAVCMMGSMFAGTEESPGETVLYRGRSYKTYRGMGSIGAMERGSKDRYFQNDAKKLVPEGVEGMVPYKGKAEDIIFQMIGGIRAGMGYCGAPTLKDLAENAQFVKITAASLKESHPHDITISKEAPNYSMQGEI; from the coding sequence ATGGCAACTATACTAAAAGAAGGCTTAACTTTTGATGATGTTTTATTAGTTCCTCAAAAATCTGAGGTATTACCTAAAGATGTTAAATTAGAGACTTATTTAACTAAAGAAATAAAATTAAATATTCCTTTAATGAGTGCAGGAATGGATACTGTTACTGAATCTAAAATGGCTATATCTATGGCTAGACAAGGTGGAATAGGAATAATACACAAAAATATGTCAATAGAAGAACAAGCATTAGAGGTTGATAAAGTAAAGAGAAGTGAAAGTGGTGTAATAGTAGATCCTTTCTACTTATCAAAAGACCATTGTATACAAGATGCAGATGATATAATGGCTAGATATAAGATATCTGGGGTACCTATAGTAGATGAAAATAATAAGCTAATAGGAATAATAACTAACAGAGATATAAAATTTGAAGATGATATGACTAAGAGTATAGAGGAAGCTATGACTAAAGAAAACTTAGTAACAGCTAAGGAAGGAATAGACTTAGTTGAAGCCCAACAAATACTTAAAAAGAATAAAATAGAAAAATTACCTATAGTAGACGAAGAAGGTCGTTTAAAAGGATTAATAACTATAAAAGATATAGAAAAGAAAATACAATACCCAAACTCTGCTAAGGATGCTCATGGAAGACTTTTATGTGGTGCAGCTGTCGGAATAAGTGCAGACTTATTAGATAGAGTAGATGCATTAGTTAAGGCTAATGTAGACGTTATAGTATTAGATAGTGCACATGGACATTCAAAAGGAGTTATGGATGCAGTTAAAAAAGTAAAAAATGCTCATCCACAGCTTCAAGTTATAGCAGGAAATGTAGCAACACCAGAAGCAACAGAAGATTTAATAAAAGCTGGAGCAGACTGTGTAAAGGTTGGTATAGGACCAGGGTCAATATGTACTACAAGAGTAGTAGCAGGTATAGGGGTACCACAATTAACAGCTGTAATAGATTGTGCAGAAGTTGGTAAAAAATATGGAGTGCCTGTAATAGCAGATGGAGGAATTAAATTCTCAGGAGATATAGTTAAAGCATTAGCAGGTGGAGCAGCAGTATGTATGATGGGATCAATGTTTGCTGGAACTGAAGAAAGTCCAGGAGAAACAGTTCTTTATAGAGGTAGATCATACAAAACTTATAGAGGAATGGGCTCTATAGGGGCAATGGAAAGAGGATCAAAGGATAGATATTTCCAAAATGATGCTAAGAAATTAGTTCCAGAAGGTGTTGAAGGAATGGTTCCTTACAAAGGAAAAGCAGAAGATATAATATTCCAAATGATAGGTGGAATAAGAGCAGGTATGGGATACTGTGGAGCACCTACATTAAAAGATTTAGCAGAGAATGCTCAATTTGTTAAGATAACAGCAGCATCTTTAAAAGAAAGTCATCCACACGATATAACAATAAGCAAAGAAGCGCCAAACTATAGTATGCAAGGGGAGATATAA